A portion of the Gossypium arboreum isolate Shixiya-1 chromosome 8, ASM2569848v2, whole genome shotgun sequence genome contains these proteins:
- the LOC108468208 gene encoding pollen receptor-like kinase 1 → MATFHLRVIFLISMLFTSSYSFSDSESLLKFEASLVNASKLDSWRNNPKPPCDGNRANWVGVLCKKDTVLGLKLEKMGLSGTIDVDSLSGFSKLRTLSFMNNNFNGSLPDFNKLSGLRSLYLSNNQFSGDLPKNAFESLARLKKLYLSKNKFTGEIPSSIANLRKVIEIKFDGNKFSGKIPDFKQHNFTLNLSNNALEGSIPASLSKMDPTIFSGNKGLCGAPLKTCDSPTSPPTIQSSAPSPALPTTPSPAPSPAPPKTPAIWLPTIVFLVVTSIIFATLTLLLICCRSRVQPPHSIEAPPPTSGASQKNDVELSFLRDDRERFDLAELLKSTADVLGSGSFGSSHKAALSVGSSMVVKRHKKLNNVGKEEFIKHMENLGWLRHENVLPLVAYCYRREEKLLVYDFVENGSLAVHLHGYQTLRKAPLDWPTRLNIVKGVTKGLEYLYNELPALISPHGHLKSSNVLLNESLQPLLTDYSLIPLINPESAQELIVAYKSPEYIKHGRITKKTDVWCLGVLILEILTGKFPANFLQEGKGTEEQDLAVWVTSIVGDYENNNPEIMLKIEEVLDKDMGAVNNGDKEMMVELLKIGLNCCESDLEKRLDLKDVVERIDGLMKGKKAHGIDDDVSSLATNN, encoded by the exons ATGGCCACCTTTCACCTTCGtgttatatttttaatatctatGCTTTTCACTTCTTCTTATTCATTTTCCGATTCTGAATCCCTTTTGAAATTCGAAGCTTCTTTAGTCAATGCCTCTAAATTGGACAGTTGGAGAAACAACCCAAAGCCGCCGTGCGATGGCAACCGTGCGAATTGGGTCGGTGTCCTTTGCAAAAAGGATACCGTTTTGGGTCTAAAACTTGAGAAAATGGGATTATCGGGAACCATCGATGTGGATTCCTTATCCGGGTTTTCCAAATTAAGAACCCTAAGTTTTATGAACAATAATTTCAACGGCTCCTTACCGGATTTTAATAAACTCAGTGGCTTGAGATCGCTTTATTTGTCGAACAATCAATTTTCTGGAGATTTACCGAAAAATGCATTTGAAAGTCTGGCTAGATTGAAGAAATTGTATCTTTCGAAAAATAAGTTTACGGGTGAGATTCCGTCGTCGATAGCTAACCTTCGTAAGGTTATAGAGATTAAGTTCGACGGGAATAAGTTTTCCGGTAAGATACCGGATTTTAAACAACACAACTTCACACTGAATCTTTCAAATAATGCATTGGAGGGTTCTATACCTGCAAGCCTTAGTAAGATGGATCCCACCATATTTTCCG GCAACAAAGGTCTATGTGGAGCACCATTGAAGACTTGTGACTCTCCAACTTCCCCTCCCACAATCCAATCCTCCGCCCCTTCACCCGCCCTCCCCACAACCCCTTCCCCCGCTCCTTCCCCTGCCCCTCCCAAAACACCCGCCATTTGGCTTCCCACCATCGTTTTTTTAGTCGTCACATCAATCATTTTCGCCACTCTCACCCTCCTCTTAATCTGTTGTCGCAGCAGAGTGCAACCGCCTCATTCCATCGAGGCACCACCACCGACGTCGGGTGCTTCGCAGAAAAACGACGTAGAGCTCTCTTTCTTGAGGGATGATAGAGAGAGGTTTGATCTGGCGGAGCTGTTGAAATCAACGGCGGATGTGTTGGGGAGTGGGAGCTTTGGGTCATCGCATAAGGCGGCTCTATCGGTAGGGTCGTCAATGGTGGTGAAGAGACATAAAAAGCTGAATAACGTTGGGAAAGAAGAGTTTATAAAGCATATGGAAAACTTAGGGTGGTTGAGACATGAGAATGTGCTTCCTCTCGTTGCTTATTGTTATAGGAGGGAAGAAAAGTTGCTAGTTTATGATTTTGTGGAAAATGGAAGCTTGGCTGTTCATCTTCACG GTTACCAGACACTGAGAAAAGCCCCACTAGATTGGCCAACACGATTAAACATAGTAAAAGGAGTAACCAAAGGTCTCGAATACCTCTACAACGAACTCCCAGCTTTAATCTCACCTCACGGTCATCTCAAATCTTCAAACGTCCTTCTCAACGAATCCCTTCAACCTTTACTCACAGATTACAGTCTAATCCCATTAATCAACCCAGAAAGCGCCCAAGAACTCATCGTAGCTTATAAATCACCTGAATACATCAAACATGGAAGGATCACGAAGAAAACTGATGTATGGTGCCTTGGTGTATTGATTTTAGAGATCTTGACCGGCAAATTCCCTGCAAATTTCTTACAAGAAGGAAAAGGAACCGAAGAACAAGATTTGGCTGTGTGGGTAACATCGATTGTgggtgattacgaaaataataaccCAGAAATTATGTTGAAGATTGAAGAGGTTTTGGATAAAGATATGGGGGCAGTGAATAATGGTGATAAAGAGATGATGGTTGAATTGTTGAAGATTGGGTTGAACTGTTGTGAATCGGATTTAGAGAAGAGATTAGACTTAAAAGATGTTGTTGAGAGAATTGATGGATTAATGAAGGGTAAAAAAGCTCATGGGATCGATGATGATGTCTCATCACTTGCAACTAA